A window from Mangifera indica cultivar Alphonso unplaced genomic scaffold, CATAS_Mindica_2.1 Un_0016, whole genome shotgun sequence encodes these proteins:
- the LOC123205794 gene encoding mediator of RNA polymerase II transcription subunit 9-like: MDPYSGSGSWTMIPTIQTHANSPAPSNQDHLFLSPQHHQQQFYQQPQFPQQQQFQQQPQLQHRTIQQQQQQQQQNQHHQSLASHFHLLHLVENLADAIENGTRDQHSDALVSELSNHFEKCQQLLNSISGSISSKAMTVEGQKRKLEECEQLQNQRRELIGKYKNSVEELIKSEP; this comes from the exons ATGGATCCATATTCGGGTTCCGGGTCCTGGACAATGATCCCCACCATCCAGACCCACGCAAACTCCCCTGCACCCTCGAATCAAGACCATTTATTCCTCTCCCCACAACACCATCAGCAACAATTCTACCAACAACCTCAATTTCCTCAACAACAGCAGTTTCAACAACAACCGCAGCTTCAACATCGTACGATTCAGCAGCAGCAACAGCAACAACAGCAGAACCAGCATCACCAGTCACTCGCCTCTCACTTCCATCTCTTGCAT TTGGTGGAAAATTTAGCCGACGCTATTGAGAATGGAACAAGGGACCAGCACTCGGATGctttg GTTAGTGAGTTAAGCAATCACTTTGAGAAGTGTCAGCAACTATTGAATTCAATATCAGGATCAATCAGCAGTAAGGCAATG ACAGTTGAGGGGCAGAAGCGAAAGCTGGAGGAGTGCGAACAACTGCAGAATCAACGGAG GGAACTGATTGGCAAGTATAAGAATTCTGTGGAAGAGCTTATCAAGTCTGAGCCTTAA